One window of Pseudomonadota bacterium genomic DNA carries:
- a CDS encoding SDR family oxidoreductase, giving the protein MRLKGKVAIITGASQGIGAAFAVGFAKEGAKIVIADISDGSKTSKSVHKAGSEALFVKTDVSNEQECIAMAKAAFDSFGHIDILINNAAMFANIVLKPFTELSSEEFKHIIEVNTSGVFHCIKSVFPYMKKKGGKIINLSSASILEGVPGMPHYVASKGAVMALTRCMARELGDFNINVNTIAPGFTHSEGGDKFDRNKALPLPPLDELQLQGRCLKRPGVPKDLVGLALFLATDDSAFITGQMIVHDGGLSLY; this is encoded by the coding sequence ATGAGATTAAAGGGTAAAGTAGCAATTATAACAGGGGCTTCCCAGGGAATTGGAGCGGCATTCGCAGTTGGTTTCGCAAAAGAAGGTGCAAAGATCGTCATTGCAGACATTTCAGACGGAAGCAAGACCTCGAAAAGTGTGCATAAAGCTGGAAGCGAGGCGCTTTTTGTCAAAACGGACGTAAGCAATGAACAGGAATGCATAGCTATGGCTAAAGCTGCTTTCGATAGTTTCGGGCATATTGATATTCTCATTAACAACGCCGCAATGTTTGCCAATATTGTGCTAAAACCTTTTACAGAATTGAGCAGTGAGGAGTTTAAACATATAATAGAAGTCAATACCAGCGGAGTGTTTCACTGTATTAAGTCAGTCTTCCCCTACATGAAGAAGAAGGGAGGCAAGATTATTAATTTATCTTCGGCATCCATCCTGGAGGGCGTGCCGGGTATGCCTCACTATGTCGCATCAAAAGGAGCTGTGATGGCCTTGACCAGATGTATGGCACGTGAACTTGGCGATTTCAATATAAACGTAAATACAATTGCTCCCGGCTTTACCCACTCAGAAGGAGGGGATAAGTTCGATCGCAACAAGGCATTACCTTTGCCCCCTCTTGATGAACTGCAGCTGCAGGGTCGGTGTCTCAAAAGACCTGGGGTTCCGAAAGACTTAGTAGGACTTGCGCTCTTTCTCGCGACTGATGACAGCGCTTTCATTACAGGCCAGATGATAGTACATGATGGCGGCCTGTCACTTTATTAA